The following proteins are co-located in the Echinicola sp. 20G genome:
- a CDS encoding two-component regulator propeller domain-containing protein, giving the protein MEDGLSGSTVLSILQDKQGFMWFGTKNGLNRYDGHNFKIFSSEENSHAGLKDNFIYGLLEDSRGTIWIGTTHGIYTYNSSTESFHHFNKTSNQGGQITGTVGVIQEDLEGNIYFAVNSKGLFKYSLEEDSLYQYRSFTDGNLNMPDNNTTNVLVDEKGDIWTANSRLGVHKFIPSSEKFQRYLFDQEVITAAVLQLEDYGSNILLGTKDLGVWLMDKNSGKVEPLITKGPTGKNLFVRDLYKSSSNELWIATESGLFIYDLEKNKYKHFEENLNDPYSISDNAIYCIHGDVEGGMWLGTYFGGVNFLPNHPTKFKKHYPIPNSNSISGQRVRQFEEGKNGTLWIGTEDAGLNHYDPKYDRFTHYLPNNTSNSLSYHNVHGLARKDDELWVGTVTFAVGLNRMNLNTNQIKTIPIHSDQNTPDDNEMHSIIVDHNKQVWLGTVVGLFKLDEATNEVDFIEETGHRFIYDLMEDDKGNLWLGTYSNGLIRYNPTTGETKNFLPNANDPNSLPHYSIINIFQDSQKRIWVATEGGGFCSFNEATNNFTSYNSKSGFPCNNIYKILEDISGHLWISCNKGLLEFNPQTKDYRLFTKDNGLMPYPFNYKSGFRAKDGTMYFGCLNGFISFDPREFEPYEYDPPVVFTGIQIFNTPVPIGGENPILNQSITKTSEITLSHNQSSLSFDFAALSYTASDALTYAYKMVGFDQSWTHLPQNQRINYSYLPPGDYILKIKTADVFGEWSNREASLHITILPPFWKTNWAYLIYFLGAVFILFIVFRIYTNRIHLRQEAAFKRLEDEKQKEIYQSKIEFFTNITHEIRTPLTLIKGPLESILKKQNDYTAEIKESLWIMNKNTNRLIELSNELLDFRKTEKKGFSLNFTRTEISKLLDDIFIRFKTSAEQQFINFHFIEKEKPFFADIDREGFTKIMSNLIYNAIKHADSTVQINLVISPQDSLFKIHVSNDGKLISTENREKIFEPFFQIDGDQNDRTSTGTGLGLPLARSLAEMHSGKLYVDPNGPSNRNTFVLELPVKQKNVIHINETFNEKQKVSEPVKTSPKEKSNSHKPSLLVVEDNKELQKFIHDQLKQDYHVYRADNGMEGLKVLKEKPIDLVISDVMMPIMDGFTLCEKIKSDVNYSHIPLIMLTAKNTLQSKIEGMELGADVYIEKPFSIDHLSLQVKNLLHYRDQVRQAFANQPMVNVDTIAHTRADEEFLTQANEAILENLSNESFGVNELADILCMSQSSLLRKIKGVSQMTPNGYIRLVRLKKAAEMLQEGQFTVTEISEKVGFNSPSYFSKCFQKQFGELPKDFNKKSEFT; this is encoded by the coding sequence ATGGAAGACGGCCTTTCAGGAAGTACGGTCTTATCCATTTTGCAAGACAAGCAAGGCTTTATGTGGTTCGGAACTAAAAATGGTCTGAACCGATACGATGGTCATAATTTTAAAATTTTTAGTTCTGAGGAAAACAGTCACGCAGGCTTAAAGGACAATTTCATTTATGGGCTTTTAGAGGACAGCAGAGGTACTATTTGGATAGGCACTACCCATGGCATCTATACATATAATTCTTCTACCGAAAGCTTTCACCATTTCAATAAGACATCTAATCAAGGCGGACAAATTACTGGTACAGTAGGTGTAATCCAGGAAGACCTCGAAGGAAACATCTATTTTGCAGTCAACAGTAAAGGCCTGTTCAAATACTCACTCGAAGAAGACTCCCTATATCAATATCGAAGCTTTACTGATGGGAATCTAAATATGCCGGACAATAATACCACCAATGTTTTGGTGGATGAGAAAGGGGATATTTGGACGGCTAATTCTAGACTGGGTGTTCATAAATTCATTCCATCATCTGAAAAGTTTCAAAGATACTTATTTGACCAAGAGGTCATCACTGCCGCTGTACTTCAGCTCGAAGATTATGGCTCCAATATTTTATTGGGCACTAAAGACCTCGGGGTATGGCTCATGGACAAGAACAGTGGAAAGGTAGAACCACTCATTACAAAAGGCCCTACAGGCAAGAACCTCTTTGTACGGGATTTATATAAAAGCTCAAGCAATGAACTTTGGATTGCTACAGAATCTGGACTGTTTATTTATGACTTGGAAAAAAACAAATACAAGCATTTTGAAGAAAACCTAAATGACCCTTACTCCATATCGGACAATGCCATCTATTGTATCCACGGTGATGTCGAAGGTGGAATGTGGCTGGGGACCTATTTTGGCGGTGTCAACTTTCTTCCCAACCATCCAACAAAATTTAAAAAACACTACCCCATCCCCAACTCAAATTCAATCAGTGGCCAGCGAGTTCGACAATTTGAAGAAGGAAAAAACGGAACCCTTTGGATCGGTACTGAGGATGCTGGATTAAACCATTATGATCCTAAATATGACAGATTCACGCATTACCTGCCAAACAATACTTCCAATAGCCTTTCCTATCACAATGTACATGGACTGGCAAGAAAGGATGATGAATTGTGGGTTGGCACAGTGACCTTCGCTGTGGGACTAAACCGGATGAATCTAAACACCAACCAAATTAAAACCATCCCCATTCATAGCGATCAAAACACCCCAGATGACAATGAAATGCACAGCATTATTGTAGATCACAATAAGCAGGTCTGGTTGGGAACGGTCGTTGGCTTGTTTAAACTTGATGAAGCAACCAATGAAGTTGACTTTATTGAAGAAACGGGCCATCGTTTTATTTATGACTTAATGGAGGATGATAAAGGCAACCTCTGGCTTGGAACATATAGCAATGGGCTCATCCGATATAATCCAACTACAGGGGAAACCAAGAATTTTCTTCCCAATGCCAATGACCCGAATAGTTTACCGCATTATTCGATCATCAATATTTTTCAGGACAGCCAAAAAAGAATTTGGGTGGCAACAGAAGGAGGTGGCTTTTGCTCTTTTAACGAGGCCACCAATAACTTCACCTCATACAACTCAAAAAGTGGATTCCCCTGCAACAATATTTATAAAATTCTGGAAGACATATCCGGGCATTTATGGATAAGCTGTAACAAAGGCTTATTAGAGTTCAACCCTCAAACAAAGGATTATAGGCTTTTCACCAAAGACAACGGACTTATGCCTTATCCTTTTAACTACAAAAGTGGCTTTAGGGCCAAGGACGGCACCATGTATTTCGGTTGCTTGAACGGGTTTATTTCCTTTGATCCGAGAGAATTCGAACCATACGAATATGATCCTCCTGTGGTATTTACGGGTATTCAGATTTTCAATACTCCTGTTCCTATCGGTGGAGAGAACCCTATTTTGAACCAATCCATCACTAAGACTTCTGAGATCACCCTTAGCCATAATCAGTCTTCGCTGAGTTTTGATTTTGCAGCGTTAAGTTATACCGCTTCGGATGCTTTGACCTATGCCTATAAAATGGTAGGCTTTGACCAAAGTTGGACCCATCTACCACAAAACCAACGCATCAATTATTCCTATTTACCACCTGGAGATTACATCCTCAAAATTAAAACGGCAGATGTTTTTGGTGAATGGAGCAACCGTGAAGCGTCACTTCACATTACCATTTTGCCTCCTTTTTGGAAAACCAATTGGGCCTATCTAATCTATTTTCTGGGCGCAGTATTTATCCTCTTTATAGTTTTTAGAATTTATACAAATAGAATCCACTTACGCCAAGAAGCTGCATTCAAACGTCTGGAGGATGAAAAACAAAAAGAAATCTACCAATCTAAGATTGAATTCTTCACCAACATCACCCATGAAATCCGAACACCTCTGACCTTAATCAAAGGTCCTTTGGAAAGTATTCTAAAAAAACAAAATGATTATACCGCTGAGATAAAAGAAAGTCTCTGGATCATGAATAAGAATACAAACAGGCTTATCGAACTTAGCAATGAGCTCCTTGACTTCCGAAAAACTGAAAAGAAAGGCTTCTCACTCAACTTCACCAGAACTGAAATTAGCAAGTTGTTAGATGACATTTTCATAAGGTTCAAAACCAGTGCAGAACAGCAGTTTATCAACTTCCACTTCATTGAAAAAGAAAAACCTTTCTTCGCAGACATTGACCGAGAAGGCTTTACTAAAATCATGAGCAATCTGATATATAATGCAATAAAACATGCAGACAGTACAGTCCAAATAAACTTGGTCATCTCTCCTCAAGATTCCCTATTCAAAATCCATGTCAGTAATGATGGTAAGCTAATCAGTACAGAAAACAGAGAGAAAATCTTTGAACCGTTCTTTCAGATAGACGGAGACCAAAACGACCGAACTTCTACTGGAACTGGACTTGGATTGCCTTTGGCCAGATCTTTGGCCGAAATGCATAGTGGAAAACTCTATGTAGATCCAAACGGCCCAAGCAATAGGAATACTTTTGTGCTGGAATTGCCTGTCAAACAAAAGAATGTCATTCATATCAATGAAACCTTCAATGAAAAACAAAAAGTTAGTGAGCCTGTAAAAACTTCTCCAAAAGAAAAGTCAAATTCTCATAAACCATCCCTGCTAGTTGTGGAAGACAATAAAGAACTTCAAAAGTTTATTCATGATCAATTAAAACAAGACTATCATGTTTACAGGGCTGATAATGGCATGGAAGGGTTAAAAGTATTAAAAGAAAAACCTATAGATCTGGTGATCAGTGACGTGATGATGCCTATAATGGATGGATTTACTTTATGTGAAAAGATCAAATCAGATGTCAACTACAGTCATATACCATTGATCATGCTTACGGCCAAAAACACGCTTCAATCGAAGATCGAAGGGATGGAATTGGGAGCTGACGTTTATATTGAAAAACCTTTCTCTATAGATCACCTTAGCCTTCAAGTCAAAAACCTTTTGCATTACAGGGATCAGGTGAGACAAGCCTTTGCCAATCAGCCGATGGTCAATGTTGACACAATTGCCCATACCCGTGCTGACGAAGAGTTTCTTACCCAAGCGAACGAGGCCATTCTAGAGAACCTCAGCAATGAAAGTTTTGGAGTGAATGAATTGGCGGATATTCTTTGTATGAGCCAGTCTAGTCTGTTGCGAAAGATAAAAGGGGTTTCCCAGATGACTCCAAATGGCTATATCAGACTGGTAAGATTAAAAAAAGCAGCAGAAATGCTTCAAGAAGGACAGTTTACCGTCACAGAAATCAGTGAAAAAGTCGGGTTCAACTCACCTTCCTATTTCTCAAAATGCTTCCAAAAACAATTTGGAGAACTGCCTAAAGACTTCAATAAAAAGTCTGAATTTACTTGA